Proteins from a single region of Longimicrobium sp.:
- a CDS encoding EAL domain-containing protein yields MSELNRFLVSTYLAQAAGALLLAALLYGFHRYYARRYLLHWALSWLGVTAFLAASVASVALLGGYPAGHPLRLAVTFAGALGGYLQIVWLLAGTYEVARRTVVRRRVLLAAAALAAALAAVTSFAFLGDELGPLRQFTRVGIRTLLVGLAFLVGAAGVWPPRSDEARTGRKVVAAGFFLFGLEHLQYFAIGALTLVGEPTPWYGSYLGLVDLFLGWIIGLGMVMCLLEEERAAVVRAARHAEHQAYHDALTGLPNRRLLEDRLAVALAAARREGERVGIMFLDLDHFKVVNDSLGHPTGDRLLCDVGERIRTAVRGGDTLARLGGDEFTLLLPRLRRPDDAERVARKIVDALRGPYEVDGQEVFVTASVGVAVAPDDGADAETLIRHADIAMYRAKEAGRDAIKFFAPEMNERLRDRLELERTLRRALAQEQLRLHYQPVLEVASGRVIAVEALVRWQHPERGLLLPGDFLEVAEATGLIADVGAWVLAEACAQARRWSAEGHAHLSVLVNLSARQFLKTDMVEEVRSVLAETGLRPERLELEITESLAMRDAAATAAALRELKALGVRISIDDFGTGWSSLDYLRRFPIDTLKIDRAFIADVDADHGGATIASAIIAMGHRLGMRVIAEGVERPAQLDFLRAQRCDAAQGFLFARPAPAEEIGAMLRKAVRAPQLAG; encoded by the coding sequence GTGTCCGAGCTGAACCGCTTCCTGGTCTCCACCTACCTGGCACAGGCCGCCGGGGCGCTGCTGCTGGCGGCGCTCCTCTACGGCTTTCACCGCTACTACGCGCGGCGCTACCTGCTGCACTGGGCGCTCTCCTGGCTGGGGGTGACGGCGTTCCTGGCCGCCAGCGTCGCCTCGGTGGCGCTGCTGGGCGGCTACCCGGCCGGGCACCCGCTGCGCCTGGCCGTCACCTTCGCCGGGGCGCTGGGCGGCTACCTGCAGATCGTGTGGCTGCTGGCCGGCACCTACGAGGTGGCGCGCCGCACCGTGGTGCGCCGGCGCGTGCTGCTGGCGGCGGCCGCCCTGGCCGCGGCGCTGGCGGCCGTCACCTCCTTCGCCTTCCTGGGCGACGAGCTGGGGCCGCTGCGCCAGTTCACCCGCGTGGGGATCCGCACCCTCCTGGTGGGGCTCGCCTTCCTGGTGGGCGCCGCCGGGGTGTGGCCGCCGCGGTCCGACGAGGCGCGCACCGGGCGCAAGGTGGTGGCGGCCGGCTTCTTCCTCTTCGGGCTGGAGCACCTGCAGTACTTCGCCATCGGGGCCCTGACGCTGGTGGGCGAGCCCACGCCCTGGTACGGGAGCTACCTGGGGCTGGTGGACCTCTTCCTGGGGTGGATCATCGGGCTGGGGATGGTGATGTGCCTGCTGGAGGAGGAGCGCGCGGCGGTGGTGCGCGCCGCCCGCCACGCCGAGCACCAGGCGTACCACGACGCGCTCACGGGGCTCCCCAACCGGCGGCTCCTGGAAGACCGGCTGGCGGTGGCGCTGGCGGCGGCGCGGCGCGAGGGCGAGCGGGTGGGGATCATGTTCCTGGACCTGGACCACTTCAAGGTGGTCAACGACTCGCTGGGCCACCCCACCGGCGACCGGCTGCTCTGCGACGTGGGCGAGCGCATCCGCACGGCGGTGCGCGGGGGCGACACCCTGGCGCGCCTGGGCGGCGACGAGTTCACCCTGCTCCTGCCGCGGCTGCGCCGCCCCGACGACGCCGAGCGGGTGGCGCGCAAGATCGTAGACGCGCTGCGCGGCCCCTACGAGGTGGATGGGCAGGAGGTGTTCGTGACCGCCAGCGTGGGCGTGGCCGTGGCCCCCGACGACGGCGCCGACGCCGAGACGCTGATCCGCCACGCCGACATCGCCATGTACCGCGCGAAGGAGGCCGGGCGCGACGCCATCAAGTTCTTCGCCCCCGAGATGAACGAGCGCCTCCGCGACCGGCTGGAGCTGGAGCGGACGCTGCGGCGGGCGCTGGCGCAGGAGCAGCTCCGGCTGCACTACCAGCCGGTGCTGGAGGTGGCGAGCGGTCGGGTGATCGCGGTGGAGGCGCTGGTGCGCTGGCAGCACCCCGAGCGGGGGCTGCTCCTGCCGGGCGACTTCCTGGAGGTGGCCGAGGCCACGGGGCTGATCGCCGACGTGGGCGCCTGGGTGCTGGCCGAGGCGTGCGCGCAGGCCCGCCGCTGGAGCGCCGAGGGGCACGCCCACCTCTCGGTGCTGGTGAACCTCTCGGCGCGGCAGTTCCTGAAGACCGACATGGTGGAGGAGGTGCGCTCGGTGCTGGCCGAGACGGGGCTGCGCCCGGAGCGGCTGGAGCTGGAGATCACCGAGAGCCTGGCCATGCGCGACGCGGCGGCCACGGCGGCGGCGCTGCGCGAGCTGAAGGCGCTGGGGGTGCGCATCTCCATCGACGACTTCGGCACCGGGTGGAGCTCGCTGGACTACCTGCGCCGCTTCCCGATCGACACGCTCAAGATCGACCGCGCCTTCATCGCCGACGTGGACGCCGACCACGGCGGGGCCACCATCGCCTCGGCGATCATCGCCATGGGGCACCGGCTGGGGATGCGGGTGATCGCCGAGGGGGTGGAGCGCCCCGCGCAGCTCGATTTCCTGCGGGCCCAGCGCTGCGACGCCGCCCAGGGCTTCCTCTTCGCCCGCCCCGCGCCGGCGGAGGAGATCGGCGCGATGCTGCGCAAGGCGGTGCGCGCGCCGCAGCTCGCGGGGTAA
- a CDS encoding PAS domain S-box protein codes for MPERRRHPAPTPSAAVPPSPDELYRLLVENVTDYAILMLSPEGRVVTWTEGAGRMLGWDEAEVVGSPISVFYPPEDVEAGAPERDLRIAAAQGRCEAVAWRVRRDGTRLWASVVLSAVVDDEGRMVGFGQIMRDLTERKEAAERYEESRQRYRSLFEHNPHAVCSFDLDGSLRTANPAAEALTGYAADDLAGTPFWTLVAIDDRARAQVLFAAAARGEAQLAETALSDNLGRRVELSLRLVPIVVGGGIHGVYCIAEDITERKRAEAERETLLLRERVARAEAEAANAAKSDFLAVVTHELKTPLNVITGFADMLRDGDAGPVTDEQRHCLDRVRAGARQLLGMIDDVLAYSRTDVHAEPARLERVDLRALLAEAAAQVEPAAREKGVSLVVEPGAPCPADTDPRRLREVLARLLGNAVKFTERGQVCAAVRREPGAFALTVADTGIGILPEHLEKVWEPFWQAEHPLVRRAGGTGLGLSVARRLAQLLGGDVEAESVPGEGSTFTVRLPAVRDG; via the coding sequence ATGCCCGAACGCCGCCGCCACCCCGCGCCGACGCCGTCCGCTGCTGTCCCGCCCAGCCCCGACGAGCTCTACCGCCTGCTCGTCGAGAACGTCACCGACTACGCCATCCTGATGCTCTCCCCCGAAGGGCGCGTGGTCACCTGGACCGAGGGCGCCGGGCGGATGCTGGGGTGGGACGAGGCCGAGGTGGTTGGCTCCCCGATCTCCGTCTTCTATCCCCCCGAAGACGTGGAGGCCGGCGCCCCCGAGCGCGACCTGCGGATCGCCGCGGCGCAGGGGCGGTGCGAGGCGGTGGCCTGGCGCGTCCGGCGCGACGGCACCCGGCTGTGGGCCAGCGTGGTGCTCAGCGCCGTGGTCGACGACGAGGGGCGGATGGTGGGGTTCGGGCAGATCATGCGCGACCTCACCGAGCGCAAGGAGGCCGCCGAGCGCTACGAGGAGAGCCGCCAGCGCTACCGCTCGCTCTTCGAGCACAACCCCCACGCCGTCTGCTCGTTCGACCTGGACGGGAGCCTCCGCACCGCCAACCCCGCCGCCGAGGCGCTCACCGGCTACGCCGCCGATGACCTGGCCGGCACCCCCTTCTGGACGCTGGTGGCCATCGACGACCGCGCCCGCGCCCAGGTTCTCTTCGCCGCGGCCGCCCGCGGCGAGGCCCAGCTGGCCGAGACGGCCTTGAGCGACAACCTGGGCCGCCGCGTGGAGCTGAGCCTGCGGCTGGTGCCGATCGTGGTGGGCGGCGGCATCCACGGCGTCTACTGCATCGCCGAAGACATCACCGAGCGCAAGCGCGCCGAGGCCGAGCGCGAGACCCTGCTCCTGCGCGAGCGCGTGGCCCGCGCCGAGGCCGAGGCCGCCAACGCCGCCAAGAGCGACTTCCTGGCCGTGGTCACCCACGAACTGAAGACCCCGCTCAACGTGATCACCGGCTTCGCCGACATGCTGCGCGACGGCGACGCCGGCCCCGTCACCGACGAGCAGCGGCACTGCCTGGACCGCGTCCGCGCCGGGGCCCGCCAGCTCCTGGGGATGATCGACGACGTGCTGGCCTACTCCCGCACCGACGTGCACGCCGAGCCCGCGCGGCTGGAGCGCGTGGACCTGCGGGCGCTGCTGGCCGAGGCCGCCGCCCAGGTGGAGCCCGCCGCGCGCGAGAAGGGCGTCTCCCTGGTGGTGGAGCCCGGCGCCCCCTGCCCGGCCGACACCGACCCCCGCCGCCTGCGCGAGGTGCTGGCGCGCCTGCTGGGCAACGCCGTCAAGTTCACCGAGCGCGGCCAGGTGTGCGCCGCCGTCCGCCGCGAGCCGGGCGCCTTCGCCCTCACCGTGGCCGACACCGGCATCGGCATCCTCCCCGAGCACCTGGAGAAGGTGTGGGAGCCGTTCTGGCAGGCCGAGCACCCGCTGGTGCGCCGCGCCGGCGGCACCGGGCTGGGGCTCTCCGTCGCCCGCCGCCTGGCCCAGCTCCTGGGCGGCGACGTCGAGGCCGAGAGCGTCCCGGGGGAGGGGAGCACGTTCACGGTGCGGCTGCCGGCGGTCAGGGATGGATAG
- a CDS encoding NAD-glutamate dehydrogenase domain-containing protein, translated as MSTTAPLPPAAAPAQGAVTVDELCRHLGALGRADGALLCDFARIFFGKVPRQLLEERSVEELGAMTLGAWEFLQRARPDRVNVELADPREEGWHAPVTVVRTEVGDRPFIVDTIREYLKGEEIPILHYVYPVLRVDRDAEGRIAAVGAGARGDQLEALSHAEIPHIARPERAEEVRREIQRRLTDVVEATRDFRAMLDALDRVSAQVAGYVRRFPEHAREYGEYLEFLGWLRDGNFVFLGFRSYDISGEGEEAAVAVEPGSGLGILAEEEKSQFHAPRPLSQYPADFRERVLHGPLLLVSKANRESTVHRRARMDYVGVKKLDESGRVVGEWRFLGLFTSQAYAQNPADIPILRHKLRRILSESGARPGSHDWKEIVSILQLMPKDELFQATTEQLQVEVQAALNAIFGDDVAVTLRPDPIRGETAVMVILPRGRYSEEVRRQVGDMLSRRVGGAVRDFYLAMGAGNQARVHFYLAAADGAAAGDEVAGAERDLEREVALLIRSWEDRLEEALAGAVDDGAEARRLARLYGGAFGEDYRAANTPAAALQDVLHLEAMRRGGGREALHFRAPLEGEPVPAGATVLKLFLEGERLVLSDFMPLLEDHGVRVVEVDTFLLAARELPPLMVYSFYVQTRAGEPIPPAHHDAQAESLLASRAGQAQRDPYNALVLAAGMRWREVDLVRTYANYASQIGAVPSRLSPVRAFLAYPGVARLLLDLFHARLSPEKRTPKAELEALRRELLSQLERVGSLADDRALRRIGNLIEATVRTNYFRHGGADPTATSGGVPYLSIKVRNADVEELKRTRLLYEVYVHSARMEGVHLRAAPVSRGGIRWSDRHEDFRTEVLGLVLTQVVKNATIVPSGSKGGFITKRTFPERDAQMEEARQQYMTLMRGLLDVTDNLVDGKVVPPPRVVRHDGDDPYLVVAADKGTAHLSDTANAVAAEYGFWLGDAFASGGSQGYDHKREGITAKGGWECVRRHFRELGKDIQTEPFTVAGIGDMSGDVFGNGMLLSEQIRLIAAFDHRHVFIDPDPDPARSFAERKRMFGLARSSWDDYDRAALSPGAMIVPRASKEVEVTPQARAALGLPDDVERLDGEGLVRAVLKAPVELLWNGGIGTYVKDAEETHGDVGDTSNDPVRVDAQELRCRVVGEGGNLGFTQRGRISFALAGGKINTDALDNSAGVDMSDHEVNLKILLGSVVQSGGMTVEGRNELLASMTDEVSRLVLKNNFHQSLAVSLDEYRSREALDDFTALIQALSRDGRLDPGEEGIPGADELRVRAAERRGLTRPTLCVLLAHSKLVAKAALLASDVPDDPAMEPYLVGYFPPDAVAAVGGERLRAHRLRREIVTTELVNDLVNLMGSSFLHRLARDTGRPIPDVVRAWLVAGRVAGAAELRAELAEAEGTRPQEVIYRWLAGLARALAATTHWLLANAPAGAETGALIEEVRAGLATLRGGFTRFVAGEDRTLFEERLKEIQALGVERTMGERLITLRFLPQLLEIVHVARAAGAEEVRTAKAFYAVSDRLATARLREALRAAAGADPWGRRYAGALEEDVTAAQRAVVAAVLGQGEEPGRALGHLEQAHAAVFRAYRDALAELRGDLPLAAYALGVRALQEVARAVAA; from the coding sequence ATGAGCACCACCGCCCCCCTCCCCCCGGCCGCCGCCCCCGCGCAGGGCGCGGTGACCGTGGACGAGCTCTGCCGGCACCTGGGCGCGCTGGGCCGCGCCGACGGCGCGCTGCTCTGCGACTTCGCCCGCATCTTCTTCGGCAAGGTCCCCCGGCAGCTCCTGGAGGAGCGCTCCGTGGAGGAACTGGGCGCCATGACGCTGGGCGCCTGGGAGTTCCTCCAGCGCGCCCGCCCCGACCGCGTGAACGTCGAGCTCGCCGACCCGCGCGAGGAGGGGTGGCACGCCCCCGTCACCGTGGTCCGCACCGAGGTGGGCGACCGGCCCTTCATCGTCGACACCATCCGCGAGTACCTGAAGGGCGAGGAGATCCCGATCCTCCACTACGTCTACCCCGTGCTGCGGGTGGACCGCGACGCCGAGGGGCGCATCGCCGCCGTGGGCGCGGGCGCGCGCGGCGACCAGCTGGAGGCGCTCAGCCACGCCGAGATCCCCCACATCGCCCGCCCCGAGCGCGCCGAGGAGGTCCGCCGCGAGATCCAGCGCCGCCTCACCGACGTGGTGGAGGCCACCCGCGACTTCCGCGCGATGCTCGACGCGCTCGACCGCGTCTCGGCCCAGGTGGCGGGCTACGTGCGCCGCTTCCCCGAGCACGCCCGCGAGTACGGCGAGTACCTGGAGTTCCTGGGCTGGCTGCGCGACGGCAACTTCGTCTTCCTGGGCTTCCGCTCGTACGACATCTCCGGCGAGGGCGAGGAGGCGGCGGTGGCCGTGGAGCCCGGCTCCGGGCTCGGCATCCTGGCCGAGGAGGAGAAGTCGCAGTTCCACGCGCCCAGGCCTCTCTCCCAGTACCCCGCCGACTTCCGCGAGCGGGTGCTGCACGGGCCGCTGCTCCTGGTCTCCAAGGCCAACCGCGAGTCCACCGTGCACCGGCGCGCCCGCATGGACTACGTGGGGGTCAAGAAGCTCGACGAGTCGGGGCGCGTGGTGGGCGAGTGGCGCTTCCTGGGGCTCTTCACCTCGCAGGCGTACGCGCAGAACCCCGCCGACATCCCCATCCTCCGCCACAAGCTGCGCCGCATCCTGTCCGAGAGCGGCGCCCGTCCCGGCTCGCACGACTGGAAGGAGATCGTCTCCATCCTCCAGCTGATGCCCAAGGACGAGCTCTTCCAGGCCACCACCGAGCAGCTGCAGGTCGAGGTGCAGGCCGCCCTCAACGCCATCTTCGGCGACGACGTGGCGGTGACGCTGCGCCCCGACCCGATCCGCGGCGAGACCGCGGTGATGGTGATCCTGCCGCGCGGCCGCTACAGCGAGGAGGTCCGCCGCCAGGTGGGCGACATGCTCTCGCGCCGCGTGGGCGGCGCGGTGCGCGACTTCTACCTGGCCATGGGCGCCGGCAACCAGGCGCGCGTGCACTTCTACCTGGCCGCGGCCGACGGCGCCGCCGCGGGCGACGAGGTGGCCGGCGCCGAGCGCGACCTGGAGCGCGAGGTGGCGCTCCTCATCCGCTCGTGGGAAGACCGGCTGGAGGAGGCGCTCGCCGGGGCGGTGGACGACGGCGCCGAGGCGCGGCGGCTGGCCCGCCTCTACGGCGGCGCCTTCGGCGAGGACTACCGCGCCGCCAACACCCCCGCGGCCGCGCTGCAGGACGTGCTGCACCTGGAGGCCATGCGCCGCGGCGGCGGGCGCGAGGCGCTGCACTTCCGGGCGCCGCTGGAGGGCGAGCCCGTCCCGGCCGGGGCCACCGTGCTCAAGCTCTTCCTGGAAGGCGAGCGGCTGGTGCTCTCCGACTTCATGCCGCTCCTGGAAGACCACGGGGTGCGGGTGGTGGAGGTCGACACCTTCCTTCTCGCGGCGCGCGAGCTGCCGCCGCTCATGGTCTACTCGTTCTACGTGCAGACCCGCGCCGGCGAGCCGATCCCCCCCGCCCACCACGACGCCCAGGCCGAGAGCCTGCTGGCCTCCCGCGCCGGCCAGGCCCAGCGCGACCCCTACAACGCCCTGGTGCTGGCCGCCGGGATGCGCTGGCGCGAGGTGGACCTGGTGCGCACCTACGCCAACTACGCCTCGCAGATCGGCGCCGTGCCGTCGCGCCTCTCGCCGGTGCGCGCCTTCCTGGCCTACCCCGGGGTGGCCCGGCTGCTGCTGGACCTCTTCCACGCCCGCCTCTCACCCGAGAAGCGGACGCCCAAGGCCGAGCTGGAGGCGCTCCGGCGCGAGCTGCTGAGCCAGCTGGAGCGCGTGGGCTCGCTGGCCGACGACCGGGCGCTCCGGCGGATCGGCAACCTGATCGAGGCCACCGTCCGCACCAATTACTTCCGCCACGGCGGCGCGGACCCCACGGCCACCAGCGGCGGCGTCCCCTACCTCTCCATCAAGGTGCGCAACGCCGACGTCGAGGAGCTCAAGCGCACGCGCCTCCTCTACGAGGTCTACGTGCACTCCGCGCGGATGGAGGGGGTGCACCTGCGCGCCGCCCCCGTCTCCCGCGGCGGGATCCGCTGGTCGGACCGGCACGAGGACTTCCGCACCGAGGTGCTGGGGCTGGTCCTCACGCAGGTGGTCAAGAACGCAACAATAGTCCCCTCGGGCTCCAAGGGCGGCTTCATCACCAAGCGCACCTTCCCCGAGCGCGACGCCCAGATGGAGGAGGCGCGCCAGCAGTACATGACGCTCATGCGCGGGCTGCTGGACGTCACCGACAACCTGGTGGACGGGAAGGTGGTGCCCCCGCCGCGGGTGGTGCGCCACGACGGCGACGACCCGTACCTGGTGGTGGCGGCCGACAAGGGGACGGCGCACCTCTCCGACACCGCCAACGCCGTGGCGGCCGAGTACGGCTTCTGGCTGGGCGACGCCTTCGCCAGCGGCGGCTCGCAGGGCTACGACCACAAGCGCGAGGGGATCACCGCCAAGGGCGGCTGGGAGTGCGTCAGGCGCCACTTCCGCGAGCTGGGGAAGGACATCCAGACCGAGCCCTTCACCGTGGCGGGGATCGGCGACATGAGCGGCGACGTCTTCGGCAACGGGATGCTGCTCTCGGAGCAGATCCGCCTGATCGCCGCCTTCGACCACCGCCACGTGTTCATCGACCCCGACCCCGACCCGGCGCGCTCCTTCGCCGAGCGGAAGCGGATGTTCGGCCTGGCGCGGTCCAGCTGGGACGACTACGACCGCGCGGCGCTCTCGCCGGGCGCCATGATCGTCCCGCGCGCCTCGAAGGAGGTCGAGGTGACGCCCCAGGCCCGCGCGGCGCTGGGGCTCCCCGACGACGTGGAGCGCCTGGACGGCGAGGGGCTGGTGCGCGCGGTGCTGAAGGCGCCGGTGGAGCTGCTCTGGAACGGAGGGATCGGCACCTACGTGAAGGACGCCGAGGAGACGCACGGCGACGTGGGCGACACCTCCAACGACCCCGTGCGCGTGGACGCCCAGGAGCTGCGCTGCCGGGTGGTCGGCGAGGGCGGCAACCTGGGCTTCACCCAGCGGGGCCGCATCTCCTTCGCGCTCGCCGGGGGGAAGATCAACACCGACGCGCTCGACAACTCGGCGGGCGTGGACATGTCGGACCACGAGGTGAACCTCAAGATCCTGCTGGGGAGCGTGGTGCAGTCCGGCGGGATGACGGTCGAGGGGCGCAACGAGCTGCTGGCCTCGATGACCGACGAGGTGTCGCGGCTGGTGCTGAAGAACAACTTCCACCAGTCGCTCGCCGTCTCGCTCGACGAGTATCGCTCGCGCGAGGCGCTGGACGACTTCACCGCGCTCATCCAGGCGCTCTCCCGCGACGGGCGGCTGGACCCCGGGGAGGAGGGGATCCCCGGCGCGGACGAGCTGCGCGTGCGCGCCGCCGAGCGCAGGGGCCTCACCCGGCCGACGCTCTGCGTGCTGCTGGCGCACTCCAAGCTGGTCGCCAAGGCGGCGCTCCTGGCCTCCGACGTCCCCGACGACCCGGCGATGGAGCCGTACCTGGTCGGCTACTTCCCCCCCGACGCCGTGGCGGCGGTGGGCGGGGAGCGGCTGCGCGCGCACCGGCTGCGGCGCGAGATCGTCACCACCGAGCTGGTGAACGACCTGGTGAACCTGATGGGCTCCTCCTTCCTGCACCGCCTGGCGCGCGACACGGGGCGGCCGATCCCCGACGTGGTGCGCGCCTGGCTGGTGGCCGGCCGCGTGGCCGGCGCCGCCGAGCTGCGCGCCGAGCTGGCCGAGGCCGAGGGGACGCGCCCGCAGGAGGTGATCTACCGCTGGCTCGCCGGCCTGGCCCGCGCGCTGGCGGCCACCACGCACTGGCTGCTGGCCAACGCGCCCGCGGGGGCGGAGACGGGGGCGCTGATCGAGGAGGTGCGCGCCGGGCTCGCCACGCTGCGCGGCGGCTTCACCCGGTTCGTGGCCGGCGAGGACCGCACCCTGTTCGAGGAGCGGCTGAAGGAGATCCAGGCGCTGGGGGTGGAGCGCACCATGGGCGAGCGGCTGATCACGCTGCGCTTCCTCCCGCAGCTCCTGGAGATCGTGCACGTGGCCCGCGCGGCCGGCGCCGAGGAGGTGCGCACGGCGAAGGCGTTCTACGCCGTCTCCGACCGCCTGGCCACGGCGCGGCTGCGCGAGGCGCTGCGCGCGGCCGCGGGGGCCGACCCCTGGGGGCGGCGCTACGCCGGGGCGCTGGAAGAGGACGTGACCGCCGCCCAGCGCGCCGTGGTGGCCGCGGTGCTCGGCCAGGGCGAGGAGCCCGGCCGCGCGCTCGGGCACCTGGAGCAGGCGCACGCGGCCGTCTTCCGCGCCTACCGCGACGCCCTGGCCGAGCTGCGCGGCGACCTGCCGCTGGCGGCGTACGCGCTGGGCGTGCGCGCGCTGCAGGAGGTCGCCCGCGCCGTCGCCGCCTGA
- a CDS encoding NADP-dependent succinic semialdehyde dehydrogenase produces the protein MPIATINPATGETLETFEPLTNAQVEEKLARADKAFRAHRGTSWDQRREWMRRAAEILEAEKQELGRLMTTEMGKTLKSAVAEAEKCAWACRYYVDHAERFLADETVETGAARSLVRYQPIGPVLAVMPWNFPFWQVFRFAAPALMAGNVGLLKHASNVPRCALAIEDVFRRAGFPEGVFQTLLVGVDAVARILDDPRVKAATLTGSTPAGSSVAERAGKRLKKTVLELGGSDPFIVMPSADLAAAAKTAAKARTINNGQSCIAAKRFIVHEAVADEFTAAFVREMEALKVGDPMQETTDLGPLATESIRGEVDEQVRKSVEKGARVLSGGEVPDGRGWYYPPTILADIPEDSPAYTEEVFGPVALLFRVPDAAAAVRLANDSQFGLGSAVWTRDRDEARRFTDEIEAGMVFVNAMVASDPRLPFGGVKQSGYGRELGEFGIREFVNIKTVWIEETGPAEHPAAE, from the coding sequence ATGCCGATCGCGACCATCAACCCCGCCACCGGGGAGACGCTGGAGACCTTCGAGCCGCTCACCAACGCGCAGGTGGAGGAGAAGCTCGCCCGCGCCGACAAGGCGTTCCGCGCGCACCGCGGGACCTCGTGGGACCAGCGGCGCGAGTGGATGCGCCGCGCCGCCGAGATCCTGGAGGCGGAGAAGCAGGAGCTCGGGCGGCTGATGACGACGGAGATGGGGAAGACGCTCAAATCGGCCGTGGCCGAGGCGGAGAAGTGCGCCTGGGCGTGCCGCTACTACGTGGACCACGCCGAGCGCTTCCTGGCCGACGAGACGGTGGAGACCGGCGCGGCGCGGAGCCTGGTCCGCTACCAGCCGATCGGGCCGGTGCTGGCGGTGATGCCGTGGAACTTCCCGTTCTGGCAGGTCTTCCGCTTCGCCGCGCCCGCGCTGATGGCGGGCAACGTGGGGCTCCTCAAGCACGCCTCCAACGTCCCCCGCTGCGCCCTGGCCATCGAGGACGTCTTCCGCCGCGCGGGCTTCCCCGAGGGCGTGTTCCAGACGCTGCTGGTGGGCGTGGACGCCGTCGCGCGCATCCTGGACGACCCCCGGGTGAAGGCGGCCACGCTCACCGGGAGCACGCCGGCCGGGAGCAGCGTGGCCGAGCGCGCGGGGAAGCGGCTCAAGAAGACGGTGCTGGAGCTGGGCGGGAGCGACCCCTTCATCGTGATGCCGAGCGCGGACCTCGCCGCGGCGGCCAAGACGGCGGCGAAGGCGCGCACCATCAACAACGGCCAGAGCTGCATCGCCGCCAAGCGCTTCATCGTGCACGAGGCGGTGGCCGACGAGTTCACCGCCGCCTTCGTCCGCGAGATGGAGGCGCTGAAGGTGGGCGATCCGATGCAGGAGACGACCGACCTGGGGCCGCTGGCGACGGAGTCGATCCGCGGCGAGGTGGACGAGCAGGTGCGGAAGAGCGTCGAGAAGGGCGCCCGCGTGCTGTCGGGAGGGGAGGTGCCGGACGGGCGCGGCTGGTACTACCCGCCGACGATCCTCGCCGACATCCCCGAGGACTCGCCCGCATACACCGAGGAGGTGTTCGGCCCCGTGGCGCTCCTCTTCCGCGTCCCCGACGCCGCCGCGGCGGTGCGCCTGGCAAACGACTCGCAGTTCGGCCTGGGGAGCGCCGTCTGGACGCGCGACCGGGACGAGGCGCGGCGCTTCACCGACGAGATCGAGGCGGGGATGGTGTTCGTGAACGCGATGGTGGCCTCCGACCCGCGGCTCCCCTTCGGCGGCGTGAAGCAGTCCGGCTACGGCCGCGAGCTCGGCGAGTTCGGCATCCGCGAGTTCGTCAACATCAAGACCGTGTGGATCGAGGAGACCGGCCCGGCGGAGCACCCGGCGGCGGAGTAA
- a CDS encoding Hsp20/alpha crystallin family protein: MAISFYSPTTDLVGRMFEDFMAPLAMNGRAGALLRAPDADVMETEDAIRVTVELPGLRAEDLGVDLEGNVLTISGEKRQERTEGRERDTWHLAERRWGRFSRSFLLPGDMEHDRISASFENGVLSVTIPKSEKARRRRIEIAGGAADASRQVSSGSGENA; encoded by the coding sequence ATGGCCATTTCGTTCTACTCGCCCACCACGGACCTCGTCGGCCGGATGTTCGAGGACTTCATGGCGCCGCTGGCGATGAACGGCCGCGCCGGCGCGCTGCTGCGGGCGCCCGACGCCGACGTGATGGAGACCGAGGACGCCATCCGCGTCACGGTGGAGCTCCCGGGGCTGCGCGCCGAAGACCTGGGCGTGGACCTCGAGGGCAACGTGCTGACCATCAGCGGCGAGAAGCGCCAGGAGCGCACCGAGGGCCGCGAGCGCGACACCTGGCACCTGGCCGAGCGCCGCTGGGGCCGCTTCAGCCGCTCGTTCCTGCTCCCGGGCGACATGGAGCACGACCGCATCTCCGCGAGCTTCGAGAACGGCGTGCTGAGCGTGACCATCCCCAAGAGCGAGAAGGCGCGCCGCCGCCGCATCGAGATCGCCGGCGGCGCGGCCGACGCCTCGCGCCAGGTGTCCTCGGGCTCCGGCGAGAACGCCTGA